One Rhodothermales bacterium genomic window carries:
- a CDS encoding O-antigen ligase family protein: protein MSSLLEKSSSRRSPLEISAVVLIALSFFAFLVFGGEKVVLMLNGLCFAFGLVLIAYKYHWVMLLLWGLSTQLMVEMVIWDYSNYVEPSISVGGGVDMLYGDPVLFAMLAAMAIKVFSGDYRAKNVLLRENVWWTIFMGWMVFELARSMMMFGIVSPIGEFRTYFREILIVPYVVIFARSRQDQWRVFQILLLMTLSFIVIGLFRGGYVHHFSFNAYAKWLYQHGSLALLWGTLAIFLMKQFGFWWRSNVLLAGLIGISMALTIIASHRSVWLAAIVSLFVLFMMGYFRMGMVMKLAFIAIVGTITLGLVYDDLNLFGYIGERMTALTAPSEDQTASWRYYLWMDALAQSKAHILEGKGLGNYFQLRSPTGSIVTAMLHNQYIQLLYQIGVIGLILYLMFALQTLVRLRRTYKETLDPFYKMTALLSFVVLIGASAYYVAYDFEPFTWLFVGMGLAVAQNHAEEKEAARLYYRAYYAQNRI from the coding sequence ATGTCCAGCCTGCTTGAAAAAAGCTCAAGCCGGCGTTCGCCGTTAGAAATCAGCGCGGTCGTACTCATCGCGCTGTCGTTCTTTGCGTTCCTCGTTTTCGGCGGTGAAAAGGTCGTTCTGATGCTGAACGGCCTGTGTTTCGCCTTCGGGCTCGTGCTCATCGCCTATAAATACCACTGGGTGATGCTCCTGCTCTGGGGTCTTTCCACCCAGCTCATGGTCGAGATGGTGATCTGGGACTACTCCAACTACGTGGAACCCTCGATCAGCGTCGGCGGCGGGGTCGACATGCTCTACGGAGACCCGGTCCTCTTTGCCATGCTGGCGGCCATGGCCATCAAGGTTTTCAGCGGGGATTATCGGGCAAAAAATGTCCTGCTCCGGGAAAATGTGTGGTGGACTATTTTTATGGGGTGGATGGTCTTCGAGCTCGCCCGGTCCATGATGATGTTCGGCATCGTCAGCCCGATCGGCGAGTTTCGGACGTATTTCCGCGAGATCCTGATCGTCCCGTATGTGGTCATTTTCGCTAGGAGCCGGCAGGATCAATGGCGCGTCTTCCAGATCCTGCTGCTGATGACGCTCTCGTTCATCGTCATCGGCCTGTTTCGCGGGGGCTATGTCCACCATTTCTCTTTCAACGCGTACGCCAAGTGGCTTTACCAGCACGGCTCGCTCGCGCTCCTCTGGGGGACGCTCGCCATTTTCCTGATGAAGCAGTTCGGGTTCTGGTGGCGCAGCAACGTCCTGCTCGCCGGCCTGATCGGCATCTCCATGGCGCTCACGATCATCGCCAGCCACCGTTCCGTCTGGCTGGCCGCGATCGTCTCCCTCTTCGTCCTGTTCATGATGGGCTATTTTCGGATGGGGATGGTGATGAAGCTGGCGTTTATCGCCATCGTCGGCACGATCACGCTGGGGCTGGTCTATGATGATCTCAACCTGTTCGGGTATATTGGAGAGCGCATGACGGCGTTGACGGCGCCTTCCGAGGACCAGACCGCCAGCTGGCGCTACTACCTGTGGATGGATGCCCTGGCGCAAAGCAAGGCGCACATACTCGAGGGCAAGGGGCTCGGCAACTACTTTCAGTTACGGTCGCCGACCGGATCGATAGTAACAGCGATGCTCCACAATCAATATATCCAGTTATTGTACCAGATCGGCGTCATTGGGCTCATCCTCTACCTCATGTTTGCCCTGCAAACCCTCGTCCGTCTGCGCAGGACGTACAAGGAAACGCTCGATCCCTTTTACAAGATGACCGCGCTGCTGAGTTTTGTGGTGCTGATCGGCGCGTCCGCCTATTATGTCGCCTACGACTTCGAGCCCTTTACCTGGTTGTTCGTCGGGATGGGGCTTGCGGTAGCGCAGAATCATGCCGAGGAAAAGGAGGCTGCGCGTCTGTATTATCGTGCCTATTACGCCCAGAATCGCATCTGA
- a CDS encoding sulfotransferase domain-containing protein has translation MKKAFINSLPKSGTHLTAKCLKLMGYSERNHIGSAQVLNPGLVSKVRRLSMMPMRQGYLVGIDTPVEIARSTVHRMLKSAPSRSFFTAHVGYSTALLDAVVAHDITPIIVFRDPRAVLVSFVHYVAQRKEHVLHGEYSKLSLEDRFEAVLNGRRFANAYLEPLRIRCLALEGWLTSEHTLKIRFEDLVGNRGGGSDEIQRDTLRRLSEALDIPNPPIDQVVGELFGPGRHTFRKGQIASWQEEIPADLLSAVDQKVGDIIERWGYVDLYKELDTLASS, from the coding sequence ATGAAAAAAGCATTTATAAATTCGCTTCCCAAGTCCGGCACACACCTGACGGCGAAGTGCCTCAAATTGATGGGGTATTCCGAGCGCAACCACATTGGTTCGGCGCAGGTCCTCAATCCGGGGCTCGTAAGCAAAGTGCGCCGGCTCTCCATGATGCCGATGCGTCAGGGCTATCTCGTCGGGATCGACACGCCGGTCGAGATCGCGCGCAGCACCGTGCATCGCATGCTGAAAAGCGCGCCGAGCCGTTCGTTTTTCACCGCGCATGTCGGCTACTCGACCGCCCTGCTCGACGCCGTCGTCGCGCACGACATCACGCCGATCATCGTATTCCGGGATCCCCGCGCGGTGCTCGTCTCGTTCGTGCATTACGTCGCCCAGCGCAAGGAGCACGTCCTGCACGGAGAGTATTCAAAGCTCTCGCTCGAGGACCGGTTCGAGGCCGTTCTCAACGGCCGGCGCTTTGCGAACGCGTATCTTGAGCCGCTGCGGATTCGCTGCCTGGCGCTCGAAGGCTGGCTGACGTCCGAGCACACGCTCAAGATCCGTTTCGAGGATCTCGTGGGCAATCGCGGCGGCGGCTCGGACGAGATACAGCGGGACACGCTGCGCCGGCTGTCCGAGGCCCTCGATATTCCCAACCCGCCCATCGACCAGGTGGTCGGCGAGCTGTTCGGGCCAGGACGGCACACGTTTCGCAAGGGACAGATTGCATCCTGGCAGGAAGAAATCCCGGCGGACCTGCTGTCGGCCGTGGATCAGAAGGTGGGGGATATCATCGAAAGATGGGGCTATGTCGACCTCTACAAGGAACTGGACACCCTGGCATCTTCTTAA
- a CDS encoding oligosaccharide flippase family protein — protein MQIQARSGFAGEFLARIRSKGLVAQLVRGSSGGFVARIASAGVAFLSTGVLTNHLGPAYGDYSYALAWLTVLATVGRLGFNKSAIRYLAAYRGQEDWARIRGFMVFCRRTTYLISCGATLLGASILWLFWDPISAYYGGDTFLKTMMLALLSLPLLSYLQVSEGVLDGFKRVAQSQVPLRIARPGLIALFTLAVYSWTTMGRIDSGAGSEYISAEFSMVINLAATLLALILAGLMVRRTLPAETRTATPVYDNKNWYTTSRDMMWTSGFNLVIFEADLILLGLISGTDDVGIFNVASKVAQLLIIALTATNAILYPITADLFSRSKLSDLQKIVTIGANAVFAVAIMGAVVLYFGSAYMEAIFGEGFGAAAPLLKVLILGQIVNAFTGPALLLLNMTGHQRDSAKIMGFTAIINVTLNVGLITAYGAIGAAYATALSIILWNTIAAFVVWYRLKIVSVALYRPKKGPSAS, from the coding sequence ATGCAGATCCAGGCCCGTTCGGGTTTCGCGGGAGAGTTTCTAGCTCGAATCCGCAGCAAAGGGCTCGTTGCCCAACTCGTTCGCGGGTCGAGCGGAGGCTTTGTTGCGCGCATTGCCTCCGCGGGCGTGGCGTTTCTTTCGACCGGGGTACTCACGAACCATCTGGGGCCGGCCTACGGCGACTACTCGTATGCGCTCGCCTGGCTGACGGTCCTGGCCACCGTCGGCCGTCTGGGATTCAACAAATCCGCCATTCGTTATCTCGCTGCCTACCGGGGTCAGGAGGACTGGGCCCGCATCCGCGGGTTCATGGTGTTCTGCCGGCGGACCACGTACCTGATCTCGTGCGGCGCCACCTTGCTCGGCGCATCCATCCTGTGGCTCTTCTGGGATCCTATCAGCGCCTATTACGGGGGCGATACCTTCCTGAAGACGATGATGCTGGCCTTGCTTTCGCTGCCGCTGCTCTCCTATCTGCAGGTGAGCGAAGGCGTGCTGGATGGCTTCAAGCGCGTGGCGCAGTCGCAGGTGCCGCTTCGCATCGCCCGGCCGGGGCTTATCGCCCTGTTCACGCTGGCGGTGTACAGCTGGACGACGATGGGGCGCATCGATTCGGGTGCGGGCTCGGAGTACATCTCCGCCGAGTTCTCGATGGTGATCAACCTCGCCGCCACGCTGCTCGCCCTGATCCTCGCCGGCCTGATGGTGCGCCGCACGCTGCCGGCCGAGACCCGGACGGCGACGCCCGTCTACGACAACAAGAACTGGTACACCACGTCTCGGGACATGATGTGGACCTCCGGGTTCAACCTCGTCATTTTCGAGGCGGACCTTATCCTCCTGGGTCTCATTTCAGGTACCGATGATGTAGGGATCTTCAACGTCGCCTCGAAGGTGGCCCAGTTGCTCATCATCGCGCTGACGGCGACGAACGCCATTCTCTACCCGATCACGGCCGATCTTTTCTCACGCAGCAAGCTCAGCGACCTGCAAAAGATCGTTACCATCGGCGCGAATGCCGTGTTTGCGGTAGCCATCATGGGGGCCGTCGTGCTGTATTTCGGCTCCGCGTACATGGAGGCCATCTTCGGCGAAGGCTTCGGGGCGGCGGCGCCGCTGCTCAAGGTGCTTATTCTCGGCCAGATCGTCAACGCGTTCACCGGGCCGGCGCTGCTGCTGCTGAACATGACCGGCCACCAGCGCGACTCGGCCAAGATCATGGGGTTTACGGCGATCATCAACGTCACGCTGAACGTAGGGCTGATCACGGCCTACGGCGCCATCGGCGCGGCCTACGCCACGGCGCTGTCGATCATCCTGTGGAATACCATCGCCGCGTTTGTCGTCTGGTACCGGCTTAAAATCGTCTCCGTCGCCCTGTATCGTCCGAAAAAAGGCCCTTCCGCGTCGTGA
- a CDS encoding sulfotransferase, whose protein sequence is MSESVQPIFLFSLPRSGSTLLQRILAKHTAIDTAAEPWVLLPLTSALRSEGIYTSYDQNAVVEAVKDFYTAMPSGRASFLEGMREFALRLYTDRARPGSRFFLDKTPRYHLILDEIFELFPDARFVFLWRNPLSVISSMLDTWHRGHWYLYFFKIDLYEGFERLFAAHEKYENRAFSIRYEDLISEPELSCNELCTYLGLPFEPAMIADFQSVKLAGEMGDPTGVKAYRSISDRSLEKWKQSLRNPLRKWWCRRYLNWLGAERLATLGYDIEALRQELDTIPFSLKRTGGDIARMSYGLIYQFLELRLLQDKLRRLPQLRRVHPHL, encoded by the coding sequence GTGAGCGAATCCGTACAGCCCATTTTCCTGTTCTCGCTGCCCCGAAGCGGCTCGACGCTCCTCCAGCGTATCCTCGCCAAACACACGGCCATCGACACCGCGGCCGAGCCCTGGGTGTTGCTGCCCCTCACGAGCGCCCTGCGCAGCGAGGGCATTTATACCAGCTACGACCAGAACGCCGTCGTCGAGGCGGTAAAGGACTTCTACACCGCGATGCCCAGCGGGCGCGCCTCTTTCCTCGAGGGCATGCGGGAGTTCGCCCTGCGCCTGTATACCGATCGCGCGCGGCCGGGATCACGTTTTTTCCTCGACAAGACGCCTCGTTATCACCTCATCCTGGACGAGATTTTCGAGCTGTTTCCGGATGCACGGTTTGTCTTCCTCTGGCGCAATCCCCTCTCCGTCATCTCCTCGATGCTCGACACGTGGCATCGGGGGCACTGGTACCTCTATTTCTTCAAAATTGACCTGTACGAGGGGTTTGAGCGCCTGTTCGCCGCGCATGAGAAATATGAGAATCGGGCCTTCAGCATTCGTTATGAAGACTTAATATCCGAGCCCGAACTATCTTGCAATGAACTGTGTACGTATCTCGGTCTCCCGTTCGAGCCGGCCATGATCGCAGACTTTCAGAGCGTGAAGCTGGCCGGCGAAATGGGCGACCCCACAGGCGTCAAGGCCTACAGGTCTATCAGTGACCGTTCTCTGGAAAAATGGAAACAATCGCTCAGGAACCCCCTCCGCAAATGGTGGTGCCGGCGGTATCTGAACTGGCTCGGGGCTGAACGCCTCGCCACGCTCGGCTACGATATCGAGGCGCTTCGTCAGGAGCTTGACACGATCCCTTTTTCGCTGAAACGGACGGGCGGAGACATCGCCCGCATGTCATACGGCCTTATCTACCAATTTCTGGAACTCCGTTTGCTCCAGGACAAGCTTAGACGTCTCCCCCAGTTACGACGCGTGCATCCGCACCTTTAG
- a CDS encoding glycosyltransferase family 2 protein produces MSEAIRITAVLACHNRKPLTLKCLEMYFGQTVPDDVTLAAVVLDDGSTDGTGEAIASSFPGVRLLEGDGSLYWNGGMRSAFAEAMSIGSDYYLWLNDDTQLYPGTLRGFLDTLGQLRKAGYEQNMLVGSVQDPETGSLTYGGSVRSSTWHPLKFELVEPVDHPLPCVIMHGNCVLIPDAVARKVGNLDDGFSHAIGDIDYSLRAVQAGVSVWIAPGYCGTCATNPVDGSWLDTRLTLRERWRQVTGPKGLPPREWMYFARKYAGLLWPLYGSLPYVRMTVSALTARLGHRRLRPIA; encoded by the coding sequence ATGTCCGAAGCCATCCGCATCACAGCCGTCCTTGCTTGCCACAACAGGAAGCCGCTGACGCTGAAGTGCCTGGAGATGTATTTCGGACAGACCGTGCCGGACGACGTCACGCTCGCGGCCGTCGTACTGGATGACGGGAGCACCGACGGGACCGGCGAGGCGATCGCGTCCTCCTTTCCCGGGGTGCGCCTGCTGGAAGGCGATGGCTCGCTGTACTGGAACGGCGGGATGCGCAGCGCATTCGCCGAGGCGATGTCCATCGGATCCGACTACTACCTGTGGCTCAACGACGACACGCAGCTGTATCCGGGCACCCTCCGCGGGTTTCTGGATACGCTCGGACAGCTCAGAAAGGCCGGCTACGAGCAGAACATGCTCGTCGGCTCGGTGCAGGATCCCGAAACGGGATCGCTCACGTACGGCGGGTCCGTGCGGAGCAGCACCTGGCACCCCCTGAAGTTTGAGCTCGTCGAACCCGTCGACCATCCGCTTCCCTGCGTGATCATGCACGGCAACTGCGTGCTGATCCCGGATGCGGTGGCCCGGAAGGTCGGCAACCTGGACGACGGCTTCTCGCACGCCATCGGCGATATCGATTATTCGCTGCGCGCCGTCCAGGCCGGCGTGTCCGTCTGGATCGCTCCGGGCTATTGCGGCACCTGCGCGACCAATCCGGTAGACGGGAGCTGGCTCGATACGCGCCTCACGCTGCGGGAGCGCTGGCGCCAGGTAACCGGTCCGAAAGGCCTCCCTCCTCGCGAGTGGATGTATTTCGCCAGAAAATACGCCGGCCTGCTCTGGCCGCTGTACGGGTCATTACCTTATGTCCGCATGACGGTCTCCGCGCTGACCGCCCGATTGGGACACCGCCGCCTGCGCCCTATCGCCTGA
- a CDS encoding glycosyltransferase family 2 protein, producing the protein MVYVVTPVFNRKAITQHFLACLQQQDYPDIRTVIVDDGSSDGTSDMIRAEFPTVDIIAGDGNLWWTGGTNAGLRHVLKQASDDDFVLIINDDLEFDRTYVSRLVAYARQHPRTLVGSVVVDIETEDTIWDGGRITNWFTAKDRVLHVGKRLSEFAEDHAVEVSQLTGRGMLAPVSVFKEIGLYDEVHFKHRGDTEFPVRAARRGYRQVVYYSAVVRSHVNKTYEFDVKEVYRLSDARRYFFDFRSSFWVKFRFYFALKTATSPIQFLSFFTCDMIRVTVHFLKRLRLTA; encoded by the coding sequence ATGGTCTACGTCGTCACACCGGTATTCAATCGCAAGGCGATCACCCAGCATTTTCTGGCGTGTCTTCAGCAGCAAGACTACCCCGATATTCGGACGGTCATCGTGGATGACGGCTCGTCCGACGGGACGTCCGACATGATCCGCGCCGAGTTTCCGACGGTGGACATCATCGCCGGCGACGGCAACCTGTGGTGGACGGGCGGCACCAACGCCGGCTTGCGGCACGTGCTGAAACAGGCATCCGATGACGACTTCGTGCTGATCATCAACGACGATCTCGAGTTTGACCGGACGTATGTCAGCCGGCTCGTCGCCTACGCTCGTCAGCACCCGCGCACGCTCGTCGGCTCGGTCGTCGTCGATATCGAGACGGAAGATACCATCTGGGATGGCGGCCGGATCACGAACTGGTTTACGGCGAAAGACCGGGTGCTGCATGTGGGCAAGCGGCTTTCCGAGTTCGCCGAGGATCACGCCGTCGAGGTCTCCCAGCTGACCGGCCGCGGCATGCTGGCGCCCGTCTCCGTTTTCAAGGAAATCGGGCTGTACGACGAGGTGCACTTCAAGCACCGGGGCGATACGGAATTCCCCGTTCGCGCCGCGCGCCGCGGGTACCGTCAGGTGGTGTATTACAGCGCCGTGGTGCGCAGCCATGTAAACAAGACGTACGAGTTCGACGTGAAGGAGGTCTACCGGCTGAGCGATGCCCGGCGTTATTTCTTCGACTTCCGCTCGTCGTTCTGGGTCAAGTTCAGATTTTATTTCGCGCTCAAAACAGCCACTTCCCCGATCCAATTCCTGTCATTTTTTACGTGCGACATGATCCGTGTAACGGTACACTTCCTGAAGCGCCTCCGGCTCACCGCCTGA
- a CDS encoding glycosyltransferase, with protein sequence MKRNTSRKERCLFIVWKGYQRRAEVLAPLFDAEIKWIPHLFRSKRLRPLDYLYKLIVTVFHILRTRPSYAIVQAPPHYAALPAIICKLPYILDAHNGVFQSYWHKLPLFNTVMRRAKAVLVHNPEVLDLFHTDYPEKPFFVVADPLQRIEVQGAVREDSKILFICSFDPDEPVDTIAEVIERVPDMTFVITADLKKIPSAIRQRIEACKNVQLTGFLSTEDYHRMLCTSTAAIALTNMVATQQSGACEALSSNTPLIASRSTLSETLFGEWATLVENTPEAIIAGIRSLNTEPLHLESYRSSWNQQVRAGVISVLEDAMHVPAGGTETNVRERHLAS encoded by the coding sequence ATGAAAAGGAATACATCCCGCAAGGAGCGGTGTCTGTTTATCGTCTGGAAGGGGTATCAGCGACGCGCCGAGGTGCTGGCGCCGCTTTTTGACGCCGAGATCAAGTGGATCCCCCACCTCTTCCGCAGCAAGCGCCTGCGGCCGCTCGATTATCTGTACAAGCTCATCGTAACGGTTTTCCACATCCTTCGGACGCGCCCGAGCTACGCGATCGTCCAGGCGCCGCCGCACTATGCGGCGCTGCCGGCGATCATTTGCAAGCTGCCGTACATCCTCGACGCCCACAACGGGGTCTTCCAGTCCTACTGGCACAAACTCCCGTTATTCAACACCGTCATGCGCCGCGCCAAGGCCGTGCTGGTGCACAATCCGGAGGTGCTGGACCTGTTCCACACCGACTATCCGGAGAAGCCGTTTTTCGTCGTGGCCGATCCGCTGCAGCGGATCGAGGTTCAGGGCGCGGTGCGTGAGGACAGCAAGATCCTGTTCATCTGCTCGTTCGACCCGGATGAACCGGTCGACACCATCGCCGAGGTGATCGAACGCGTGCCGGACATGACCTTTGTGATCACGGCCGATCTCAAAAAAATACCGTCGGCGATCCGGCAGCGGATCGAGGCGTGCAAGAATGTCCAGTTGACGGGTTTCCTGAGCACGGAGGACTACCATCGGATGCTGTGCACGAGCACGGCCGCCATCGCGCTCACGAACATGGTCGCGACGCAGCAGTCCGGCGCCTGCGAAGCCCTTTCGTCCAACACCCCCTTGATCGCCAGCCGCTCCACCCTCTCCGAGACGCTCTTCGGGGAATGGGCTACCCTGGTGGAGAACACGCCGGAGGCCATCATCGCCGGCATCCGGAGTCTCAATACGGAGCCATTGCATCTCGAATCGTACCGATCGTCCTGGAATCAGCAGGTGCGGGCGGGCGTGATCTCGGTCCTCGAGGACGCGATGCACGTCCCGGCCGGCGGGACGGAAACGAACGTTCGGGAGCGCCACCTCGCCTCCTGA
- a CDS encoding right-handed parallel beta-helix repeat-containing protein, which translates to MRVVLTAGGGVIHWVDAAKGSNSNPGTETAPWATVKYAAQHSSVQPGDAILIREGVYYGEIIPARGGTSGKRIAYVGYPGEDVVISGATPLAGTWTLDGGSVWKMTWTLPPLWVRRVNDGVPQDDDARRRDVVIADGQMLKAVYTRADVKEGTFFLQGSPDNPNTLFAWLPNGKNPNNAKMETSRSNNLFTPSGSESNCNVGEERGFFHFVNLTFRHTANDGLTGAICVGSEGSLIENVTAEWNNGAGIFMRGNNHVARGVYAFSNGMSGIRGEYCDRCLLEYAESRYNNWKGYKPFWESGGGKWLYTTNSTFRYLTFSDNEGPGLWLDTENYNNVIEQSVFDNNYGVNLFLELLTNNTIVRNNVMTRARFARPSFYGYGLLVHAANSNVIIHNTMMANEGGGMRIRADYRAKATGNRYYNNLFVANTKIVLNSDHKSSELSFEEHANVDDARTNKGDGNVLWYRNYATNEFNTFQFRPANGASVTKSSSLKDWQNAAQTDYNSMVADLSKPHVVDTTDMVKGWRLADGSQIIGKAVALPSDIPPLLADFDGDPRPVTSADPGADQFSNGAPDDTNAGVPGDASGNGLITALDASLVLQHASGLLDLSGRASADASGDGAVTAFDASLILKYITGYISCFPADPACQSSGKRSL; encoded by the coding sequence GTGCGTGTGGTATTGACGGCGGGAGGAGGCGTGATCCACTGGGTGGACGCGGCCAAGGGCAGCAATTCCAACCCGGGCACCGAGACCGCGCCCTGGGCAACAGTCAAATACGCCGCCCAACATAGCAGCGTACAACCCGGGGACGCCATCCTCATCCGGGAAGGGGTCTATTACGGTGAAATCATCCCCGCGCGTGGCGGCACGAGCGGAAAACGGATCGCGTACGTCGGCTACCCGGGCGAAGACGTCGTCATCTCGGGCGCCACCCCGCTGGCCGGGACGTGGACGCTCGACGGCGGCAGTGTCTGGAAAATGACCTGGACGTTGCCGCCGCTCTGGGTGCGCCGCGTCAACGACGGCGTGCCACAGGACGACGATGCGCGCCGTAGAGACGTGGTCATCGCGGACGGGCAGATGCTCAAGGCTGTGTATACCCGCGCCGATGTCAAGGAAGGGACCTTCTTCCTGCAGGGCTCGCCCGACAATCCGAACACCCTCTTCGCGTGGCTGCCCAACGGCAAGAACCCCAACAATGCGAAGATGGAGACGAGCCGGTCTAACAACCTCTTTACGCCGTCCGGCAGCGAATCGAACTGCAACGTCGGCGAGGAGCGCGGCTTCTTCCATTTTGTGAACCTGACGTTCCGGCACACGGCGAACGACGGGCTTACCGGCGCGATTTGCGTCGGCAGCGAAGGATCGCTCATCGAGAACGTGACGGCCGAATGGAACAACGGCGCCGGCATCTTTATGCGGGGCAATAACCACGTGGCACGCGGCGTGTACGCCTTCAGCAACGGCATGAGCGGCATCCGCGGCGAATACTGCGACCGCTGCCTGCTCGAATATGCCGAGAGCCGGTACAACAACTGGAAGGGCTACAAGCCGTTCTGGGAGTCCGGCGGCGGAAAGTGGCTGTACACGACCAACTCGACGTTCCGTTACCTTACGTTCTCGGATAACGAAGGGCCCGGCCTCTGGCTCGACACCGAGAATTACAACAACGTGATCGAGCAGAGCGTCTTCGACAACAACTACGGGGTCAACCTCTTCCTCGAGCTGTTGACGAACAACACCATCGTCCGCAACAACGTGATGACGCGCGCGCGTTTTGCGCGCCCTTCCTTCTACGGCTACGGCCTGCTCGTGCATGCGGCCAACAGCAACGTCATCATCCATAACACGATGATGGCCAACGAAGGCGGGGGCATGCGCATCCGGGCGGATTACCGCGCCAAGGCGACCGGCAATCGGTATTACAACAACCTCTTCGTCGCCAACACGAAGATCGTGCTCAACTCCGACCACAAGTCGAGCGAGCTCTCCTTCGAGGAACACGCCAACGTGGACGACGCCCGCACCAACAAGGGCGACGGGAACGTGCTCTGGTATCGGAATTACGCGACCAACGAATTCAACACGTTCCAGTTCAGGCCGGCGAACGGTGCGAGCGTCACGAAATCGTCGAGCCTCAAAGACTGGCAGAACGCCGCGCAGACCGATTACAATTCGATGGTAGCGGACCTTTCGAAGCCGCACGTGGTTGACACCACCGACATGGTGAAGGGCTGGAGACTGGCCGACGGTTCGCAAATCATTGGAAAGGCGGTTGCATTGCCTTCGGATATACCGCCGCTTCTCGCCGACTTCGACGGAGACCCTCGCCCTGTCACCAGCGCGGATCCCGGCGCCGATCAGTTTTCGAACGGCGCCCCGGACGACACGAACGCCGGCGTTCCCGGCGACGCCTCCGGTAACGGGCTCATAACCGCGCTCGACGCTTCGCTGGTGCTCCAGCATGCGAGCGGACTGCTGGATCTCTCGGGACGCGCTTCGGCCGACGCCAGCGGCGACGGCGCCGTCACGGCGTTCGACGCGTCCCTGATCCTCAAATACATCACGGGCTATATATCCTGCTTCCCGGCCGATCCGGCCTGTCAGTCCTCAGGTAAGCGATCGCTGTGA
- a CDS encoding glycosyltransferase family 4 protein has protein sequence MRVLLSAYACEPNRGSEEGFGWNWATHLAKQGHEVWVMTRPLAREAIERAMEEAPIPNLHFVFVDIPARYKRFIKGLFGVYAHYFLWQRAAFRQGREIVAEQPIDLAHHVTWGSLIGGSWLWRLGKPFVFGPVGGGQVAPAAFSRYFPTRWRQEAIRTHITERWLPHLRATRRMLRNTTLLLATNSETLRIARRMGARRTELFLDTGLPASYYAAEPKRRFRDDTAHILWVGRLLERKALRLSLEAVAKLKIPFRMTILGDGPEEVHVHQWIAELGLTDRVTWPGRVPWNEVQRAYEEHELFLFTSLRDSFGSQLLEAMSNGLAVVTLDHQGAHDFVPDNAGLRVPVTSPEATAAALAAAIETLYRQPERLEGMSQTGLDFARLNEWTLKAERVTRLYETILGKKVEQESVHGYS, from the coding sequence ATGAGAGTATTGTTATCGGCCTATGCCTGCGAACCGAACCGGGGATCGGAGGAAGGCTTCGGCTGGAACTGGGCCACCCATCTGGCGAAGCAGGGACATGAGGTCTGGGTGATGACCCGTCCCCTGGCGCGCGAAGCGATCGAGCGCGCGATGGAGGAGGCGCCCATCCCGAATCTGCATTTTGTTTTCGTCGACATCCCGGCGCGCTATAAGCGGTTTATCAAAGGCCTGTTCGGCGTCTACGCGCACTACTTCCTGTGGCAGCGCGCCGCCTTCCGTCAGGGCCGGGAGATTGTCGCGGAGCAGCCGATCGACCTGGCGCACCACGTGACGTGGGGCAGCCTGATCGGCGGCTCCTGGCTCTGGCGGCTCGGCAAGCCGTTCGTGTTTGGCCCCGTGGGCGGCGGCCAGGTCGCGCCGGCGGCGTTCTCGAGGTACTTCCCGACGCGGTGGCGCCAGGAGGCCATCCGCACCCACATTACGGAGCGGTGGCTCCCGCATCTGCGCGCGACGCGGCGGATGCTCCGGAATACGACGCTGCTGCTGGCCACGAACAGCGAGACGCTCCGCATCGCCCGGCGCATGGGCGCGCGCCGGACCGAGCTGTTTCTGGACACGGGATTGCCGGCCTCCTACTATGCCGCCGAGCCGAAACGGCGCTTCCGCGACGACACCGCCCACATCCTGTGGGTCGGGCGCCTCCTCGAGCGGAAAGCGCTCCGGCTCTCGCTGGAAGCCGTGGCGAAACTTAAGATTCCGTTCCGGATGACGATACTCGGCGATGGCCCGGAGGAGGTACACGTACACCAATGGATCGCCGAATTGGGCCTGACAGACCGGGTGACCTGGCCCGGACGCGTGCCCTGGAACGAGGTGCAACGCGCCTACGAAGAACACGAATTATTTCTTTTTACGAGCCTGCGGGATTCGTTCGGCTCCCAGTTATTGGAGGCCATGAGCAATGGCCTCGCTGTCGTAACGCTCGACCACCAGGGTGCGCATGATTTCGTGCCCGACAACGCCGGCCTGCGCGTCCCCGTAACCTCGCCCGAAGCGACGGCCGCCGCCCTCGCTGCCGCCATCGAAACCCTGTACCGGCAGCCGGAGCGGCTCGAAGGCATGAGCCAGACAGGGCTCGACTTCGCGCGTTTGAACGAGTGGACGCTCAAAGCCGAACGCGTTACCCGGTTATATGAGACGATCCTGGGGAAAAAGGTCGAACAGGAATCGGTTCACGGATATTCATGA